The following proteins come from a genomic window of Rutidosis leptorrhynchoides isolate AG116_Rl617_1_P2 chromosome 10, CSIRO_AGI_Rlap_v1, whole genome shotgun sequence:
- the LOC139871874 gene encoding uncharacterized protein produces the protein MLFCVIGVLLPLNSGHNDFQKVIVAALHPFRSYKMVADVGDHPIAINVCRNFVTVSKYKTLLDDYLAHYEGHCDHTQKRLYTKRYGMEAQKTCFILENDKFFEVILGANKSLYIGQGQFAMFRTKTKFTP, from the exons ATGCTATTTTGCGTCATAGGGGTGCTTCTTCCGTTGAATTCTGGCCACAATGATTTTCAGAAG GTTATAGTAGCAGCTTTGCATCCATTTCGTTCATACAAAATGGTTGCTGACGTTGGTGATCATCCTATCGCGATAAATGTTTGTCGAAATTTTG TTACTGTTTCCAAGTACAAGACTTTGCTAGATGATTATTTGGCTCATTATGAAGGTCATTGTGATCACACACAG AAACGATTGTACACAAAAAGATACGGGATGGAAGCACAGAAGACGTGCTTTATATTAGAAAACGATAAATTTTTTGAAGTTATTTTAGGGGCTAATAAGTCCCTCTACATTGGACAGGGCCAATTTGCCATGTTTCGGACAAAGACCAAATTTACACCTTGA